One Gemmatimonadota bacterium genomic region harbors:
- a CDS encoding diguanylate cyclase — MSSSALPTSPPLPTSVLAAVAHYTDDAVAVLDATGAVRWVNGSFERLTGYSAAATEGALLERLLQGDQTDKMHTMRLRAAVLSGDHWRGELQHYRKDGTPFRHEIVITPVPGLPDVYRLWLSRDVSERRTLARRFLDLSAVVELSMDGIVVLDDQMRVHIANTTYATLVGRGSGAELEGTSWRDLQDPETLAHFDRVVMPRLVLEAGWHGELPTRRADGTTVPCEVTISLRSGGMAMIVRDITERAEYEEALRRMSLQDALTGLYNRRGFTLLAQQLLNVASRQHGHTILLYFDLNRFKQVNDTWGHAVGDQALVEVAEVLRETFRESDLIGRLGGDEFVVLAVNSLDPEGEVLLARLDQRLNVRNDRPHRRYRLSLGRGLAKFDPSSPQSVDQLLHAADERLMAGKRSRE; from the coding sequence ATGTCGTCCTCCGCGCTCCCGACCTCCCCTCCGCTTCCCACCTCCGTGCTGGCGGCCGTCGCCCATTACACGGACGATGCCGTGGCCGTGCTCGACGCGACCGGTGCGGTCCGGTGGGTCAACGGGTCCTTTGAGCGGCTGACCGGCTACTCCGCCGCCGCGACGGAAGGAGCCCTCCTGGAGCGGCTCCTGCAAGGCGACCAGACCGACAAGATGCACACCATGCGGCTACGTGCCGCGGTGCTCTCTGGTGACCACTGGCGCGGGGAGTTGCAGCACTATCGCAAGGACGGCACGCCGTTCCGGCACGAGATCGTCATCACGCCCGTGCCAGGGTTGCCAGATGTTTACCGTCTCTGGTTGAGCCGAGATGTGAGCGAACGTCGCACGCTGGCACGACGGTTCCTTGACCTGTCGGCGGTGGTCGAACTCTCGATGGACGGCATTGTCGTCCTCGACGACCAGATGCGCGTCCACATTGCCAACACGACCTATGCCACCCTGGTGGGGCGCGGGTCTGGTGCGGAACTCGAAGGGACATCGTGGCGTGACCTGCAGGACCCGGAGACCCTCGCACACTTCGACCGGGTGGTGATGCCGCGGTTGGTGTTGGAAGCGGGGTGGCACGGGGAACTCCCCACGCGCCGCGCGGATGGCACGACGGTGCCGTGCGAGGTCACCATCTCGCTCCGCTCCGGCGGGATGGCGATGATCGTGCGGGACATCACCGAGCGCGCCGAGTATGAGGAGGCGCTGCGGCGTATGTCGTTGCAGGATGCGCTGACCGGGCTGTACAATCGCCGCGGCTTCACCCTGCTCGCGCAGCAGTTGCTGAACGTGGCGTCGCGGCAACATGGGCACACTATCCTGCTCTACTTCGACCTGAACCGATTCAAGCAGGTCAACGATACCTGGGGGCACGCGGTCGGCGACCAGGCGTTGGTCGAGGTCGCCGAGGTGCTGCGCGAGACGTTCCGCGAGAGCGACCTGATCGGTCGACTGGGTGGGGACGAGTTTGTGGTCCTTGCCGTGAACTCACTCGATCCTGAGGGGGAGGTGTTGTTGGCGCGGCTCGACCAGCGCCTCAACGTGCGCAATGACCGGCCCCATCGTCGGTATCGACTCTCGTTAGGTCGCGGTTTGGCCAAATTCGACCCGTCGTCCCCCCAGAGCGTGGACCAGTTGCTGCATGCCGCAGATGAACGCCTGATGGCGGGGAAGCGGTCCCGGGAGTAG
- a CDS encoding efflux RND transporter permease subunit translates to MIRWAVHRPAVIWATSAALLLGGVMSFSRLALATRTTVELPRLNVSVSWPGASAELNEMYVASPIEAAIQGVRGIKKTRSESNDDGVSLTVELQGDADVQLARLSILERLELLRRDFPPGVTSPRVSNYVPDELQEEALLLVTMGGPYTQGALQRIANEVLEPRLSAVPGVAGLNVSGGADFGVSIAYNPALLRQLGIDAVLIGQAISQARIVTAVGREERGSSERPVTVRDQPGVIEQLSDLPIRGPGNRIFRVGDLATVRPQEDRRGRFFRINGQPAIALSVTRLPDADAIKTAARVRVALDEIGRTLPTGVTLSVMADDSEELQKQLRDLLVRGAVAFAAVLLVLLFFLRDLRATSLVMLSAALAVAGTALGLFLFKIPANLLTLAGLAMGIGILVQNGLVVAERLGSAPDTPDGRAGAARRIMPAMVGATLTTAVVLFPFLYLQGDARAAFMPFASAFTLGLGWSIVTAVVMIPALAAGHKVHEAAWPRARRLYVRLLRPTVRFRWVTMVLALAALGGLTWVFVKKVPRFAFGGFGGNERTVINGFITFPRGSDPQSLDDAVRELENIAVGAPGVERVDAQSYGAFGAGVRVLFHRDQELTALPLQLEEAMTQRAVFIGGASVSVRGQGPGFSSGMGGGSIASFRIRILGYSFAGVERLALDLKERLEGIPRVRDVDINSSSFFSREKANSVTITPDRDALSRFGVTARDFGVAAAREMRSQAGAIRLEIGDEEYPVVVQVEGANDRSLDDLREALVATPSGTPVRLSSLSTVGEQEGLAAISREDQQYVRFVAYEFRGPNRLAQRTHDAFMKSISVPPGYTVADAGFGFFEPDKSEQGLWLVFAIGISLVLLTVAVVFDSVWGAMMVFLSLPISLGGVMAAFWLFDAAFTREAAVGVILVIGLAVNQAILVVDAALERRRRRIAAGLSPLDRGAVVRACLDRSGMVVLVTLTSLASLLPLAVGVKTTSLFGAIALATAGGTVAGTIAALFVLPAMLIGRKGARRSAEAGA, encoded by the coding sequence TTGATTCGCTGGGCCGTCCACCGACCCGCAGTCATTTGGGCGACAAGCGCAGCGTTGTTGCTGGGGGGCGTGATGTCGTTCAGCCGCCTGGCGCTCGCGACACGCACCACGGTGGAGTTGCCACGCCTGAACGTGTCGGTCAGCTGGCCGGGGGCGTCTGCCGAGCTGAATGAGATGTACGTGGCGTCGCCCATCGAGGCGGCCATTCAGGGAGTGCGCGGGATCAAGAAGACGCGGTCGGAATCCAACGACGATGGCGTCTCACTCACCGTGGAGCTGCAAGGCGACGCGGACGTTCAGCTGGCGCGCCTGTCGATCCTCGAGCGGTTGGAGCTGCTGCGACGCGACTTTCCCCCGGGGGTAACCTCCCCGCGGGTATCCAACTACGTGCCGGACGAGTTGCAGGAGGAGGCGTTGCTCCTGGTCACGATGGGTGGCCCCTACACACAGGGTGCGCTGCAGCGCATCGCCAACGAGGTCCTGGAACCACGCCTCTCGGCCGTTCCCGGTGTCGCAGGGCTGAACGTCAGCGGGGGCGCCGACTTCGGCGTCTCGATCGCCTACAACCCGGCCCTCCTTCGGCAGCTGGGGATTGATGCGGTGCTGATCGGCCAGGCGATCAGCCAGGCGCGGATCGTGACTGCGGTCGGGCGTGAGGAGCGCGGCTCCAGTGAACGCCCGGTGACCGTTCGCGACCAACCCGGAGTGATCGAGCAGCTTTCCGACCTCCCCATTCGCGGGCCGGGGAACCGGATCTTCAGAGTGGGTGACCTGGCCACGGTGCGGCCGCAGGAGGATCGGCGCGGCCGGTTCTTCCGGATCAACGGGCAGCCGGCGATCGCACTGAGCGTCACGCGCCTCCCGGACGCCGACGCCATCAAGACGGCTGCGCGGGTGCGCGTGGCGCTGGACGAGATCGGCCGCACGTTGCCCACCGGGGTGACGCTGAGCGTGATGGCCGATGACTCCGAGGAGCTGCAGAAGCAGCTGCGCGACCTGCTGGTGCGTGGGGCCGTCGCGTTCGCCGCCGTCCTCCTGGTGCTGCTGTTCTTCCTGCGCGACCTGCGTGCGACCTCGCTGGTGATGCTGAGCGCCGCGCTTGCGGTGGCGGGGACGGCACTGGGATTGTTCCTCTTCAAGATCCCGGCCAACCTGCTGACCCTCGCCGGCCTGGCGATGGGGATCGGGATCCTGGTGCAGAACGGGCTGGTAGTCGCCGAACGTTTGGGTTCGGCGCCGGACACTCCGGACGGACGCGCCGGCGCGGCGCGACGGATCATGCCGGCCATGGTGGGTGCCACGCTCACCACGGCGGTGGTCCTCTTTCCGTTCCTCTACCTGCAGGGAGACGCCCGCGCGGCCTTTATGCCGTTCGCATCGGCCTTTACCCTCGGCCTCGGATGGTCGATCGTGACGGCGGTGGTGATGATCCCGGCCCTGGCCGCCGGCCACAAGGTGCACGAGGCCGCGTGGCCCCGCGCGCGACGGCTGTATGTGCGGCTCCTGCGGCCCACGGTGCGCTTTCGGTGGGTGACGATGGTACTGGCGCTCGCGGCGTTAGGCGGCCTGACCTGGGTGTTCGTGAAAAAGGTGCCGCGCTTCGCCTTTGGCGGGTTTGGCGGGAACGAGCGAACCGTGATCAACGGCTTCATCACCTTTCCGCGCGGCTCGGACCCCCAGTCGCTGGACGACGCGGTCCGCGAGTTGGAGAACATTGCCGTCGGCGCCCCCGGTGTGGAGCGAGTCGATGCGCAGTCCTACGGGGCCTTTGGCGCCGGCGTCCGCGTCCTGTTCCACCGCGACCAGGAGCTGACGGCCCTGCCCCTCCAACTCGAGGAGGCGATGACGCAGCGCGCCGTGTTCATTGGAGGCGCCTCGGTCTCGGTGCGCGGCCAGGGGCCCGGCTTTTCCTCCGGGATGGGCGGCGGGAGCATTGCCTCGTTCCGCATCCGCATCCTCGGCTACTCCTTTGCCGGTGTTGAACGGCTCGCCCTCGACCTCAAGGAGCGTTTGGAGGGGATCCCGCGCGTCCGGGACGTGGACATCAACTCGTCGTCGTTCTTCTCGCGCGAGAAGGCCAACAGCGTGACGATCACCCCGGACCGGGACGCGCTGTCTCGCTTTGGGGTGACGGCGCGCGACTTCGGCGTCGCCGCCGCTCGGGAGATGCGTTCACAGGCCGGTGCCATCCGCCTGGAGATCGGGGACGAGGAATACCCGGTGGTGGTGCAGGTCGAGGGGGCCAACGATCGCTCGCTGGACGACCTGCGCGAGGCGCTGGTCGCCACGCCGTCGGGCACCCCCGTGCGCCTGAGTTCGCTCTCGACCGTTGGGGAGCAGGAAGGGCTCGCAGCGATCAGTCGCGAGGACCAGCAGTATGTGCGCTTCGTTGCCTACGAGTTCCGGGGCCCCAATCGCCTCGCACAGCGCACGCACGATGCGTTCATGAAGTCGATCAGCGTGCCGCCAGGGTACACGGTGGCCGACGCCGGCTTCGGCTTTTTCGAGCCGGACAAGAGCGAGCAGGGGCTCTGGCTGGTCTTTGCGATCGGGATCTCCCTGGTGCTGCTGACGGTGGCGGTGGTCTTTGACTCGGTATGGGGCGCGATGATGGTGTTCCTGTCGCTCCCCATCTCGCTGGGAGGGGTCATGGCCGCGTTCTGGCTCTTTGACGCGGCGTTCACACGCGAGGCGGCGGTCGGGGTGATCCTCGTGATCGGCCTCGCGGTCAATCAGGCGATCCTGGTCGTCGATGCGGCGCTGGAGCGGCGGCGCCGGCGGATCGCCGCAGGGCTCTCGCCGCTCGATCGCGGTGCGGTGGTTCGCGCCTGTCTCGATCGCTCGGGGATGGTGGTGCTCGTCACGCTCACCTCGCTTGCCTCACTCCTCCCACTCGCGGTCGGCGTGAAGACGACGTCGCTCTTCGGTGCGATTGCGCTCGCCACGGCCGGTGGGACGGTCGCCGGGACGATCGCGGCGTTGTTCGTGTTGCCGGCGATGCTGATTGGGCGCAAGGGAGCGCGGCGGTCGGCGGAAGCGGGCGCCTAG
- a CDS encoding efflux RND transporter permease subunit — translation MRALIRGPVSRNGGLLTKWGDTFTHWYERGMRWSLAHPPLVFGITILATAFTVWVAMQLPREILPAVNEQVAVAQLHLAEGTSIEETARQVGRLEEAARGAGSRGIYSRVGTATDEEVLAGADPGSSATAQLLIPVPDGTEATVFADRLRAGVPDLSKGALAIDLAGQSEFGSLIGREGRTVRVEVSARTLDEASRWADTVRTRLARVASLTDVRSSQQGSAPVVEVALERARMAERGVSVEEVSNALAGGLGGVESSELRETDRRTQIRVRYQGESNEDLATALNTVVRGTPVQEFVSPKETSAPVEVVRVGQRPVVAVEGLVATGGTSGATEDVTGVMQALTLPGGVSWVVTGADAEQRRTTGELTMVALMSVALVFLVLAGEFGSFTIPMVVMLTVPLAAAGGIIFLWLAGQSINAVSMIGIVVMIGMADNEAVVKLDAIRRFREAGHSVDDAIVLGGHQRLRAIAMTNLTTITGVLPLVFGWGSGGELYQPLAAGVIGGSISALLVTFFLLPTAYAVLERRSGR, via the coding sequence ATGCGAGCGCTGATCCGGGGTCCAGTGTCGCGGAATGGCGGGTTGCTCACCAAATGGGGAGATACGTTCACCCACTGGTACGAGCGCGGGATGCGATGGTCGCTCGCGCATCCTCCGCTGGTCTTCGGGATCACGATACTTGCGACCGCGTTCACGGTGTGGGTGGCGATGCAGCTGCCGCGCGAGATCCTGCCGGCAGTCAACGAGCAGGTCGCCGTAGCACAGCTGCACCTGGCTGAGGGGACGTCCATCGAGGAGACGGCGCGCCAGGTGGGACGACTGGAGGAGGCCGCGCGCGGGGCCGGCAGTCGCGGGATCTACAGCCGAGTTGGTACGGCGACCGATGAAGAGGTGCTCGCCGGGGCAGATCCCGGTTCCTCGGCCACGGCACAACTGTTGATTCCCGTGCCCGATGGCACAGAAGCCACCGTATTTGCCGACCGGTTGCGTGCAGGAGTGCCTGATCTGTCCAAGGGGGCGCTCGCAATCGACCTCGCCGGCCAGAGCGAGTTTGGCTCACTCATTGGGCGCGAGGGTCGCACAGTGCGAGTGGAGGTTTCCGCGCGGACCCTCGACGAGGCCTCCCGGTGGGCCGACACCGTGCGCACGCGATTGGCCCGCGTCGCCTCGCTCACCGACGTGCGGTCGTCGCAGCAGGGATCAGCACCAGTGGTGGAAGTCGCCTTGGAACGCGCACGCATGGCGGAGCGCGGCGTTTCGGTGGAAGAGGTCTCCAATGCGCTCGCCGGCGGGCTGGGCGGCGTCGAGTCCAGTGAGTTGCGAGAGACCGACCGCCGCACGCAAATCCGTGTACGCTACCAGGGTGAGTCGAACGAGGACCTTGCCACGGCGCTCAACACGGTCGTCCGCGGGACACCCGTCCAGGAGTTTGTCTCGCCGAAGGAAACGAGTGCGCCCGTCGAGGTGGTGCGCGTAGGCCAGCGCCCGGTAGTTGCTGTGGAAGGTTTGGTCGCCACGGGCGGCACGAGCGGAGCCACCGAGGACGTGACCGGGGTGATGCAGGCCCTGACGCTTCCCGGGGGAGTGAGCTGGGTCGTCACAGGGGCCGACGCCGAGCAGCGGCGCACGACGGGTGAATTGACGATGGTGGCCCTGATGTCGGTCGCGCTCGTCTTCCTCGTGCTCGCCGGCGAGTTCGGCTCGTTCACCATCCCGATGGTGGTGATGTTGACCGTCCCGTTGGCCGCCGCCGGTGGGATCATCTTCCTCTGGCTTGCGGGACAGAGCATCAACGCCGTCTCGATGATCGGCATTGTCGTGATGATCGGGATGGCGGACAACGAAGCCGTGGTGAAGCTCGATGCCATTCGCCGCTTTCGGGAGGCGGGGCATTCCGTGGATGACGCCATTGTGCTCGGTGGGCACCAGCGGCTCCGGGCGATCGCGATGACGAACCTCACGACGATCACCGGCGTGTTGCCCCTGGTGTTTGGCTGGGGAAGTGGCGGGGAGCTATATCAGCCGCTCGCAGCTGGGGTGATCGGCGGCTCGATCTCGGCGCTGCTCGTGACGTTCTTCCTGTTGCCGACCGCGTACGCCGTGCTCGAACGCCGGAGCGGACGTTGA
- a CDS encoding efflux RND transporter permease subunit: MSLVSAAVKRPVSTLASVMAIVLLGSVSLSRLPVSLLPDVTLPVLTIRTVYEGAAATEVSRFIAEPIEEAIAATPGLVELRSISRTGEATTIVRFAWGTDMQSTVLNVRERLDNARGRLPERAERPTLLTSDPGERPIAVLALGTTGDLQSLSRTAEEVFARRLEQIGGVASVAVVGAPEDEIRVEADPARLRALGLTPNDLSIAIRSANPTGASGTIRRGQFRFAVRTLTEFRTPEEILEVPIGPVGGGIRVKDVATISVTTADPKTLTRLDGKRAVGLVVYKDAGANTVAVTRDLRGTIDALAKEFPAVTLTMVAAQADFVVDALSNLGQEILVGGLMSLLLILVFLRNWRMSLAIGIMLPLSILVALVLLQQMDVTVNVLSLGGLALGVGLLVDNAIVVAEASARKHEEGVPLVRATIEATEEVTGPLVAGTLTTLLVFGPIIFVRGLAAALFRDLSLSVVTTVAASLILALTLMPVLIAGRRRRPASQPPGRPAQRQIAPPSRARTEGPRRASVCER, from the coding sequence GTGTCCCTCGTTTCGGCGGCGGTCAAGCGCCCGGTCTCGACGCTCGCGTCGGTCATGGCGATCGTCCTGCTGGGTTCGGTCTCGCTCTCGCGCCTCCCGGTCTCGCTCCTGCCAGACGTCACCCTCCCCGTGCTTACCATCCGCACGGTGTACGAGGGGGCGGCCGCGACCGAGGTCTCCCGCTTCATCGCCGAGCCTATCGAGGAAGCGATTGCTGCGACCCCGGGGCTGGTGGAGCTGCGTTCGATCAGCCGCACCGGCGAAGCCACCACGATCGTGCGGTTCGCCTGGGGCACCGACATGCAGTCCACGGTGCTCAACGTACGCGAACGGTTGGACAACGCCCGTGGGCGCCTCCCCGAGCGGGCCGAGCGCCCCACCCTGCTCACGAGCGACCCGGGGGAACGACCGATTGCCGTACTGGCGTTAGGCACGACCGGCGACCTACAATCGCTCTCGCGCACGGCCGAGGAGGTGTTCGCGAGGCGGTTGGAACAGATCGGGGGGGTGGCGAGTGTCGCCGTGGTGGGGGCACCGGAGGACGAGATTCGCGTCGAGGCCGATCCTGCACGCCTCCGGGCGCTCGGCCTTACCCCAAACGACCTCTCCATCGCGATCCGCAGCGCCAACCCGACGGGAGCCAGCGGGACGATCAGGCGCGGGCAGTTCAGGTTTGCCGTTCGCACGCTCACCGAATTCCGGACTCCAGAGGAAATCCTTGAGGTCCCGATCGGGCCCGTGGGCGGCGGGATCCGGGTCAAGGACGTGGCGACGATCTCGGTCACCACCGCCGACCCCAAGACCCTCACCCGGCTCGACGGCAAGCGGGCGGTCGGCCTGGTGGTGTACAAGGATGCCGGCGCCAACACGGTCGCGGTGACGCGCGACCTGCGCGGGACGATCGACGCCCTGGCGAAGGAGTTCCCTGCGGTCACGCTCACGATGGTCGCCGCCCAGGCGGACTTCGTGGTGGACGCCCTGTCGAACCTTGGACAGGAAATCCTGGTCGGCGGATTGATGTCGCTCCTGCTCATCCTGGTCTTCCTGCGCAACTGGCGGATGAGCCTGGCGATCGGGATCATGCTGCCGTTGTCGATCCTCGTGGCGCTGGTGCTGCTGCAGCAGATGGACGTGACGGTGAACGTGCTCTCGCTGGGCGGGCTCGCGTTAGGCGTGGGGCTCCTGGTCGACAATGCGATCGTCGTGGCCGAGGCGTCGGCGAGGAAACACGAAGAGGGGGTGCCGCTCGTACGGGCGACGATCGAGGCGACGGAGGAAGTCACGGGACCCCTCGTCGCGGGCACGTTGACGACGCTCCTGGTCTTTGGGCCGATCATATTCGTGCGCGGGTTGGCGGCGGCGTTGTTCAGGGACCTGTCACTCTCGGTGGTCACCACGGTCGCGGCGTCGCTCATTCTCGCGCTCACGTTGATGCCGGTGCTGATTGCGGGGAGGAGGCGCCGCCCGGCCTCTCAACCGCCGGGCAGGCCGGCGCAACGGCAGATAGCGCCGCCGAGCCGCGCCCGGACAGAAGGCCCCAGACGAGCGAGCGTATGCGAGCGCTGA
- a CDS encoding efflux RND transporter periplasmic adaptor subunit: MTLLKAPLLLLAVATLANACKKGEGAGNADSGTAPAGDSAAAATAGSDAPASARAVALPVSVTQVSDGDLVLSVTTTGQVRADGEATLRAEVAGTIQQVLVRPGDRVKRGQTLVSLDPRPFDLGVLEAEAAVAEAEVRYQDAVAPDSIVLGRPPTPEQRRIALTRSGLQAARVRLDRAKLERERATIVAPFDGMVDRVDRTTGERVQAGEAMTRVVNLNALRIEASVLEHDLPLIREGGVASITSASAPGRIVAGRVSAVLPLIDTTTRAGRVFVRITSPGPLRPGMYADVRLESGRLAKRRLVPRQAVIERDGRPLVFVVKDGRAQWVYINPGRSNSAFTEVLPDSGTGLIPVEVGDKVIIAGHLTLTHDAMVREVVADTARGARTPER, from the coding sequence GTGACCCTGCTCAAAGCCCCTCTCCTCCTCCTCGCCGTCGCCACCCTGGCCAATGCCTGCAAGAAGGGCGAGGGCGCGGGAAACGCGGACTCCGGCACCGCCCCGGCTGGGGACTCCGCCGCGGCCGCAACCGCCGGGAGCGATGCGCCAGCCTCCGCTCGCGCGGTTGCCCTTCCGGTCTCGGTCACCCAGGTCAGCGACGGCGACCTGGTCCTCTCGGTTACGACCACCGGGCAGGTACGGGCCGACGGCGAGGCCACGCTGCGCGCCGAAGTCGCTGGAACCATCCAACAGGTCCTCGTGCGCCCTGGCGACCGGGTGAAGCGGGGACAAACACTCGTCAGCCTCGACCCTCGCCCCTTCGACCTGGGCGTGCTCGAGGCGGAAGCCGCAGTCGCTGAGGCCGAGGTGCGCTACCAGGACGCCGTCGCACCGGACTCGATCGTGCTGGGACGGCCACCTACACCGGAACAGCGTCGCATCGCCCTCACCCGATCCGGGCTCCAGGCGGCACGTGTGCGGCTCGACCGCGCCAAGCTCGAACGGGAACGTGCGACGATCGTCGCCCCGTTTGACGGGATGGTCGACCGCGTGGACCGCACGACCGGCGAGCGCGTCCAGGCCGGTGAAGCGATGACCCGCGTCGTCAACCTCAATGCCCTGCGCATCGAGGCTTCTGTGCTGGAGCATGACCTTCCCCTCATCCGCGAGGGCGGGGTCGCTTCCATCACCAGTGCGTCGGCGCCGGGCCGCATCGTCGCGGGACGCGTGAGCGCGGTCCTGCCGCTGATCGACACCACCACGCGAGCCGGACGGGTCTTCGTAAGAATCACCAGCCCCGGCCCGCTCCGCCCCGGGATGTATGCCGATGTCCGACTCGAGTCAGGTCGCCTGGCGAAACGGCGGCTGGTTCCACGACAGGCAGTCATTGAACGTGACGGGCGCCCGCTGGTCTTCGTGGTCAAGGACGGACGCGCACAGTGGGTCTACATCAACCCGGGCCGGTCGAACAGCGCCTTTACCGAGGTGCTCCCCGACTCCGGCACGGGGCTGATCCCGGTGGAGGTGGGCGACAAGGTGATCATCGCCGGGCACCTCACTCTCACGCACGACGCCATGGTGCGCGAGGTCGTCGCCGACACGGCTCGCGGCGCACGCACCCCTGAGCGTTAG
- a CDS encoding thioredoxin domain-containing protein translates to MPTERFETVMSVAMVVAALSVAATVVARYSAAGNRGSTRPSVPAVEAAREIPGWQEIVPYTLPLGGTPGAPVVIVEFTDLECPACRGYHEVLDEVLARRGADMVLRYAAFPLKMHRFGLSAARAMECADSVSRAREWLTAVYRHQDSLGLLGWGDLARRAGISDTSLIVSCATRPRTHPRIDAAMRIGTRHGVEATPTLWVNGLEFRGGLSAERLDSLVVRMADDVRRREGPRE, encoded by the coding sequence ATGCCCACCGAACGGTTCGAAACGGTGATGTCAGTGGCGATGGTCGTGGCAGCCCTGTCGGTTGCTGCGACCGTTGTCGCGCGCTATTCAGCTGCCGGTAATCGGGGCTCGACGCGACCGTCTGTGCCTGCGGTGGAGGCGGCCCGCGAGATTCCTGGGTGGCAGGAGATCGTACCATACACCCTCCCTCTAGGAGGGACGCCAGGCGCTCCTGTAGTCATAGTAGAGTTCACTGACCTGGAGTGTCCGGCATGTCGTGGCTATCACGAGGTCCTCGATGAAGTACTCGCGCGCAGAGGTGCTGACATGGTACTCCGATACGCCGCCTTTCCGCTCAAGATGCATCGATTCGGCCTGTCGGCAGCGCGCGCAATGGAATGCGCCGATTCAGTGAGCAGGGCCAGAGAGTGGCTGACGGCGGTCTATCGTCATCAGGATTCATTAGGGCTCTTGGGGTGGGGAGACCTCGCGCGGCGTGCGGGAATCTCAGACACAAGCCTGATTGTGTCCTGCGCGACGAGGCCCCGCACGCATCCGCGAATCGATGCCGCGATGCGAATTGGGACCCGCCACGGGGTCGAAGCCACACCCACTCTTTGGGTTAATGGGTTGGAGTTTCGCGGCGGCCTCTCCGCGGAGCGACTCGACTCACTGGTGGTCCGCATGGCGGACGACGTTAGGCGCCGGGAGGGGCCGCGCGAATGA
- a CDS encoding type II toxin-antitoxin system prevent-host-death family antitoxin — protein MRTVNIHEAKAQLSRLVDQAVKGETFIIAKAGKPLVKVAGLDAPEAPRRIGFLEGEIVVPKDFDRMGDAKIAALFGTAP, from the coding sequence ATGCGCACTGTCAACATCCACGAGGCCAAGGCCCAGCTCTCTCGGCTGGTCGATCAGGCGGTGAAGGGCGAAACGTTCATCATTGCCAAGGCGGGAAAGCCGCTCGTCAAGGTCGCTGGCTTGGACGCGCCCGAGGCTCCCCGGCGCATCGGCTTCCTTGAGGGCGAGATCGTCGTGCCCAAGGACTTCGACCGCATGGGCGACGCGAAGATTGCCGCCCTCTTCGGCACCGCTCCCTGA